The sequence below is a genomic window from Thermus filiformis.
CGCCCGGGCCGGCGGGGGACTCGAGGCCCCGGGGTGGCTTCCCCTTACGGGGAATCACCGTCCACCCTGTCCTTCCGGTGTTCTCTTGGCAGAGGAGCGCCTGCCCGGGGTTCGGTTGGGCACTCTCTCTCCTTGCGGGGCGCGTGGTATGATGAGGACATGCGAAAGCCACCGCCTAAGGAGGTGCGGCTCCGGGCCCTGGGTGTGGAGGCCCTGGAGCCGGGGGAGAGGTCAGAACGGGTGCGCATCCGGGGGCCGGAGGAGCTTTTCGCCGCCCTGGAGAAGCTTTCGCCCAAGGAGCGGGGCCGGGCCCTCCTGGTGGGCCTCGAGGCCCTAGGTCTTCTCCGCCGGGAGGAGGCGTGAACCTCCGCCGGTTTTGGTCCTGGCTCCGCCTGGCCCAAGCCTTGGCCCGGGGGCGGGTGGGGAGGCGCTGGGCCATCCGCCGGGTCAGGTGGCTTTGGCGGAGCGGAAAGGGGAGGAGGTGGTAAGCCATGCCCAGGAAGGGCTCAAAGCCCAGGAAGCGGAAGGATGGGCGGTGGGAGTACCGCTTCTATGTGCGGGGGGAGGACGGGGTAACCCTCCGCCGGGTGAGCCTCTTTGGCCGAAGCGCCGAGGAGGCCCTGAAGAAGGGGCGGGAGCTTCAGATGAAGCACGAGCGGGGCCTGGTCCCCGCCAAGGACCCCGCCCCTGGACCCGCACACCCTGGGGTTGGAATCCCTCCGGGCCCGCCAAGTCTAGGATGCAAGGCTACCGCCCTCACTTACGAGGGCGGTCGGTCTTTTGAGCCCTGTACCGGACCCCGTTTCAAACCCTCATAGGTACGGTGCAAACCGGGGTGGGGCCTCCGTTTCCATCCTTACTATACGACAGTTTCAAACCCTCATAGGTACGGTGCAAACTCCAAGGCCAAGGCCCCGACCCCTAGGGCCAAGACCCCGTTTCAAACCCTCATAGGTACGGTGCAAACCCCGCATCGCCACCCAGTCCGAGGTTGACGCGGGCACGGAGTTTCAAACCCTCATAGGTACGGTGCAAACTCAGCATCCGGCGGGCCACCTCAAAGCCCTGGTGGTGTTTCAAACCCTCATAGGTACGGTGCAAACTCCGGGTGTACATCCGGGGGAAGTGGCTCCAGCCCGGGGTTTCAAACCCTCATAGGTACGGTGCAAACCCGTTGTAGCGGAAGGCGGGGGCGGGCCCTCCAGCCGCATGTTTCAAACCCTCATAGGTACGGTGCAAACCGGCGAAGTCCAGATGCAGGGCCTTCCATGCGGCCTGAGGTTTCAAACCCTCATAGGTACGGTGCAAACGGCGCAAAACCGGCCGCGGCAACCGGCCGGTTGCGGTTTCAAACCCTCATAGGTACGGTGCAAACTCGGTGCGGTAGGTGCGGATAAAGGGCACGCATCCCCGTTTCAAACCCTCATAGGTACGGTGCAAACGGTCGGTGCGGATCGGTGCGGTACAGGAAATGGAGTTTCAAACCCTCATAGGTACGGTGCAAACCCCTGGGAAGAGACGGGCGCTACTATGTCCTGGAGGACGCGTTTCAAACCCTCATAGGTACGGTGCAAACGGAGGCCCTGCATGAGATCGAGCAGGCCCTCCTCGAGTTTCAAACCCTCATAGGTACGGTGCAAACTCGCCTACGGGGTGGACGGGGCCCTCGGCGCGGACGAGTTTCAAACCCTCATAGGTACGGTGCAAACGGGGTTATCTTGGCCTGGTCCGGGGGTGGGAGAATACGTTTCAAACCCTCATAGGTACGGTGCAAACCCGGGATGAAGGCCGGAAACCGCCCCGAGATGCCGCTCACGAAGTTTCAAACCCTCATAGGTACGGTGCAAACACCTGGGCGAGGACGAGGGGCGGGCCCGGGATTTTTAGTTTCAAACCCTCATAGGTACGGTGCAAACCCGCTCCCAGGCAGGGTGGGTAACGATCCCCCTGCCCCGGGTTTCAAACCCTCATAGGTACGGTGCAAACTGCACGGGGGTGGTGCATCTGGTGCACCCAGAACCACCGTTTCAAACCCTCATAGGTACGGTGCAAACTTCTCCTCTTCTCCGACGGGGACAACTGGGCCGAGGAGTTTCAAACCCTCATAGGTACGGTGCAAACTCCGAGCGGTAGGATGGCTTTAGGAGGTGAGGATGGCGTTTCAAACCCTCATAGGTACGGTGCAAACCGACGGCTCCTACGGCTTGGCCTGGAATGAGAAGAGGTTTCAAACCCTCATAGGTACGGTGCAAACATACTTCCGCTCTCCTGATGGTTCTCTTATAGGGCAGCGTTTCAAACCCTCATAGGTACGGTGCAAACAGCCAAAGTCTCGTTCTGGACGAGAGGCTCTCATGGAACCTTCATCTTTGTTTTCAAGATCCCCTACGGCCCAGAGGGGGGAGGGCCGCTTTGGAAGGGATTATAGCCGGGGTGGGGGGTGTTGCGTCAACCCCCCCGGGTTTTGGGGGGGATTGGGGGTTGGCGCAAAATGGACTGGGTCAAACTATCGCATGCGGTAGGGGGCGTAGGGGGTTTCACCCATGAGGTGCTTTTCCAGCTTGTAGAGCTCGAGCCGAAGCGTGGTCCGGTACGAGACGGAGCGGCGAAGGCTCGGGTGCCGGTAGGTGGCCTGGAGGGTCTTTTCCCACTCCTCCACCACCAGCCTTCGGCCCGCCTCGGAGAGAAACACCCCTTCCCCCTCCCTCAGGAAGTGGCCCGCCTTCACCTGCCCCCGGCGGACCAGGCGGAAGAGGAGCCGGTCCACCAGGGGCGGCTTGAAGACCTCGGCCACGTCCAGGTTCAGGGAGTGGCGGCGGTAGTTGGCCTCGTGGAGGAACCCGATGCGGGGGTCCAGGTGGGTCTGGTAGATCTGGGCGAGGAGGGCGGTGTAAAGGAGGCTGTTGCCGAAGCTCAGGAGGGCGTTGATGGGGTCCTTGGGGGGCCTTCGGCTCCGCTCCAGGCTCCAGTCCTGGCCCAAAAGCTCTTCCCAGGCCCCGTAGTAGGCCTCCCGGGCCCGCCCCTCCAGGGCCATGAGCTCGCCCACGCTCTGGGCCTCGTCCACCTGGGGTAGGAGCTTTTCCAAAAGCTCCAGAACCCCCTCCACCCTCTTGCCCTTGGCCGC
It includes:
- the cas1b gene encoding type I-B CRISPR-associated endonuclease Cas1b is translated as MPKPVYVFSSGRLGRLANTIVLETEERKRHLPVEQVSELYLFGEVDLNKRFLEFAAQKGILLHFFNRFGYYVGSFYPREHLLSGYLTLRQAEHYLDPRRRLDLARRFVAGGLENLRRLLQKEAAKGKRVEGVLELLEKLLPQVDEAQSVGELMALEGRAREAYYGAWEELLGQDWSLERSRRPPKDPINALLSFGNSLLYTALLAQIYQTHLDPRIGFLHEANYRRHSLNLDVAEVFKPPLVDRLLFRLVRRGQVKAGHFLREGEGVFLSEAGRRLVVEEWEKTLQATYRHPSLRRSVSYRTTLRLELYKLEKHLMGETPYAPYRMR